The following proteins are encoded in a genomic region of Ostrea edulis chromosome 7, xbOstEdul1.1, whole genome shotgun sequence:
- the LOC130048651 gene encoding uncharacterized protein LOC130048651 → MGKTIMKPATFDGTSSWIDYKAHFEACCSINTWNPRQKSLYLAASLRGQAQTVLGNMKTSTTCTYEDICEALEARFAPTNQTELYRAMLREKRQKATETLPELGESMRRLTHLAYPTAPREVTEMIAKDQFVDALSDFDMRLRIQQSRPKSLNDAVRLAVEIEAFCRAERQRRHDVGFARGAVKDQVDTTTYTGQSSMGVNEEVLKLRQEIQQSMKDLENKISKLSASKGSSESTDTGHFSSFPFKCHHCGKRGHKIKDCYMKPRSNQEQTQKNSVKSKADKHSESQFKGKGYETTSNTATIKNATVGTESGLFINAFVNMVPCNLLVDTGATLTILADRIFNEIERTDPCYLEPVPQNIVGADGTPLEVKGKGNFKIQLGEYKF, encoded by the coding sequence ATGGGCAAAACTATCATGAAACCGGCAACGTTTGATGGCACATCCTCTTGGATAGACTATAAAGCTCACTTTGAAGCCTGCTGTAGTATTAACACGTGGAATCCTCGACAGAAGAGCTTATACTTGGCAGCGTCTTTAAGGGGACAAGCACAGACTGTCCTTGGTAACATGAAAACGAGTACAACGTGCACATATGAAGATATATGCGAAGCATTAGAGGCTAGATTTGCTCCTACAAATCAAACCGAACTGTACCGAGCAATGTTGAGGGAAAAACGCCAAAAAGCGACAGAGACTTTACCAGAGCTAGGGGAAAGTATGCGTCGTTTGACTCATCTTGCATACCCTACAGCACCAAGGGAGGTAACTGAAATGATTGCCAAAGACCAGTTTGTTGATGCATTGTCTGATTTTGACATGCGGCTCCGTATTCAACAGTCTCGACCCAAATCTTTAAATGATGCTGTGAGATTAGCAGTCGAAATAGAAGCGTTTTGCAGAGCTGAGCGTCAACGTAGGCATGATGTTGGATTTGCTCGAGGTGCTGTAAAGGACCAAGTAGATACAACTACCTATACAGGACAGAGTAGCATGGGTGTAAATGAAGAAGTTCTTAAGCTTCGTCAGGAAATTCAACAGTCCATGAAAGATTTGGAGAATAAGATATCAAAATTGTCTGCAAGTAAGGGGTCGTCCGAGTCTACTGATACAGGGCATTTCAGTAGTTTTCCTTTCAAATGTCATCATTGTGGGAAACGCGGGCATAAGATAAAAGATTGTTATATGAAGCCAAGGTCAAACCAAGAACAGACACAAAAGAATTCTGTTAAATCCAAAGCAGATAAACATTCCGAAAGTCAGTTCAAGGGCAAAGGCTATGAAACAACATCTAATACGGCTACTATAAAGAACGCTACAGTGGGTACAGAATCTGGTTTGTTTATCAATGCGTTTGTAAACATGGTTCCATGTAATTTGCTAGTTGACACCGGTGCAACATTAACAATTCTTGCTGACAGAATATTTAATGAGATAGAAAGGACAGATCCTTGTTATTTGGAACCAGTTCCACAAAACATTGTGGGCGCAGATGGAACTCCCTTAGAAGTAAAAGgaaaaggaaatttcaaaatccAGCTAGGGGAATATAAGTTTTGA